A genomic stretch from Streptomyces venezuelae ATCC 10712 includes:
- a CDS encoding FtsX-like permease family protein translates to MLRYAFRTLSARKGGFIGAFLALFCAAALVTACGVLLETGLRGTIGTERYAGTPVIVAADQNVHQVTVKNKGGKTKTKEKSKPLGERVWLPADTARTLGALPGVRSALPETTFPAYAVTPRGGIVPGVDGKPSYGHSWTSAPLTPFTLTGGVAPARADEVVVDRELATRARIDIGARLTVQSTGAPRAYRVSGIAAPAGGDLAQQTSLFFSDAEAERLSGRPGLVAAVGVLPEPGVSTTDIEARVTQALAGTTAQVVTGGERGPVEFLDAAKARIKLVSMGGAIGGTSLLVAVLVVVGTFALTVQQRHRELALLRAVAATPRQVRRLIGREALIVGFLAGVLGSVAGLPLAYWLHGRFVALGAIPETLGVTLSVFPLFAALGAALIGAWTAARITARRTARIRPAEALAEAAVERRNTGWGRLGAGVAFLAGGAVLLAVLTALRTEPASTPVTFLSVVVLAVAVALLGPLIARVAVTVLGVPLRASRVRGHLATANARAHTGRLASAVTPLALLVGMACTVLFVQTTMGGAATAQARAGNKADWIVASAGPGVPAGAAERLRGLPGVTAVTEVVRTSVRVGLEKYAAQGVSTDGLSRTWDPGVTGGALDGFGARSVALSEVAADSLGKKPGDPLKLTLGDGTETELTVVAVYARGLGFGDLTMSHALVSRHVDNPLASSLLVTTDGTAGPGRDELRAALGGLPGAVVLDPGQVAELQAEVQQSNAEVNYVAMGLIIAFTAIAVVNTLAVSVSDRTREFALLRLVGTTRRQVMGMLRIEAAVVLLVAAALGTGIAYAVLTAFSLGMTGSASPSFDAATYAGVVAFAAVLTFLATLLPGRLALTGRPADVIGARQ, encoded by the coding sequence ATGCTGCGGTACGCCTTCCGGACCCTGAGCGCCCGCAAAGGCGGGTTCATCGGCGCCTTCCTCGCCCTCTTCTGCGCGGCCGCGCTCGTCACCGCCTGCGGCGTCCTCCTGGAGACCGGCCTCAGGGGCACCATCGGCACCGAGCGGTACGCGGGCACCCCCGTGATCGTCGCCGCCGACCAGAACGTCCACCAGGTCACCGTCAAGAACAAGGGCGGGAAGACCAAGACCAAGGAGAAGTCCAAGCCGCTCGGCGAGCGGGTGTGGCTCCCCGCCGACACGGCCCGCACCCTCGGCGCGCTCCCCGGCGTACGCTCCGCGCTGCCCGAGACCACCTTCCCGGCGTACGCGGTCACCCCGCGGGGCGGGATCGTCCCGGGCGTCGACGGCAAACCCTCGTACGGCCACTCCTGGACCTCCGCCCCGCTGACCCCGTTCACTCTGACCGGCGGCGTCGCCCCGGCCCGCGCCGACGAGGTCGTCGTCGACCGCGAACTCGCCACCCGGGCCCGGATCGACATCGGAGCACGGCTGACCGTCCAGTCCACCGGCGCCCCCCGCGCCTACCGGGTGTCCGGCATCGCCGCGCCCGCCGGCGGCGACCTCGCGCAGCAGACCTCGCTGTTCTTCTCGGACGCCGAGGCCGAACGGCTCTCCGGCCGCCCCGGCCTCGTCGCCGCCGTCGGCGTGCTGCCCGAACCGGGCGTGTCCACGACCGACATCGAGGCCCGGGTCACCCAGGCCCTCGCCGGCACCACCGCCCAGGTCGTCACCGGCGGCGAGCGCGGCCCGGTCGAGTTCCTCGACGCCGCCAAGGCCCGGATCAAGCTGGTCTCCATGGGCGGCGCCATCGGCGGCACCTCGCTGCTCGTCGCGGTCCTCGTGGTCGTCGGCACCTTCGCCCTCACCGTCCAGCAGCGCCACCGCGAACTCGCCCTGCTGCGGGCCGTCGCCGCGACACCCAGGCAGGTGCGCCGGCTCATCGGCCGCGAGGCGCTCATCGTCGGCTTCCTCGCCGGTGTGCTCGGCTCCGTCGCCGGCCTGCCCCTCGCGTACTGGCTGCACGGCAGGTTCGTCGCCCTCGGGGCGATCCCGGAGACCCTCGGAGTCACCCTCAGCGTCTTCCCGCTCTTCGCCGCCCTCGGCGCCGCCCTGATCGGCGCCTGGACCGCGGCCAGGATCACCGCCCGCCGCACCGCCCGCATCCGCCCCGCCGAGGCCCTCGCCGAAGCGGCGGTGGAGCGGCGGAACACCGGCTGGGGCCGCCTCGGCGCCGGCGTCGCCTTCCTCGCGGGCGGCGCGGTGCTCCTCGCGGTCCTCACCGCACTGCGCACCGAACCCGCCTCCACCCCGGTGACCTTCCTGTCGGTCGTGGTGCTCGCCGTCGCGGTCGCGCTGCTCGGCCCGCTGATCGCACGCGTCGCGGTGACGGTCCTGGGCGTCCCGCTCCGGGCCTCCCGGGTCCGCGGCCACCTGGCCACCGCCAACGCCCGCGCCCACACCGGGCGCCTGGCCTCGGCCGTCACCCCGCTGGCCCTGCTCGTCGGCATGGCCTGCACGGTGCTCTTCGTCCAGACCACGATGGGCGGGGCGGCCACCGCGCAGGCCCGGGCGGGCAACAAGGCCGACTGGATCGTCGCCTCCGCCGGCCCCGGCGTGCCCGCAGGGGCCGCCGAGCGGCTCCGCGGGCTCCCCGGCGTCACGGCGGTGACGGAGGTCGTCCGCACCTCCGTCCGGGTGGGCCTGGAGAAGTACGCCGCCCAGGGCGTCTCCACGGACGGCCTGAGCCGCACCTGGGACCCGGGCGTCACCGGCGGCGCTCTCGACGGCTTCGGGGCGCGGAGCGTCGCGCTCAGCGAGGTCGCGGCCGACAGCCTCGGCAAGAAGCCGGGCGACCCGCTGAAGCTGACCCTCGGCGACGGGACGGAGACCGAACTGACCGTCGTGGCCGTCTACGCACGCGGCCTCGGCTTCGGTGACCTGACGATGTCCCACGCGCTCGTCTCGCGGCACGTCGACAACCCACTGGCCTCCTCGCTCCTCGTCACGACCGACGGGACCGCCGGACCCGGCCGGGACGAGCTCCGCGCGGCGCTCGGCGGCCTGCCCGGCGCCGTCGTGCTCGACCCCGGCCAGGTGGCCGAACTCCAGGCGGAGGTCCAGCAGTCCAACGCCGAGGTCAACTACGTCGCCATGGGCCTGATCATCGCCTTCACCGCCATCGCCGTGGTCAACACCCTGGCCGTGTCGGTCTCCGACCGCACCCGCGAGTTCGCCCTGCTCCGCCTCGTCGGCACCACGCGCCGCCAGGTGATGGGCATGCTCCGCATCGAGGCCGCAGTGGTCCTGCTGGTCGCGGCGGCCCTCGGCACGGGCATCGCGTACGCGGTGCTCACCGCGTTCAGCCTCGGCATGACGGGCTCGGCCTCGCCGTCCTTCGACGCCGCGACGTACGCGGGGGTGGTGGCCTTCGCCGCGGTCCTGACGTTCCTGGCGACGCTGCTGCCGGGCCGCCTGGCCCTGACGGGCCGGCCGGCCGACGTGATCGGCGCACGCCAGTAG
- a CDS encoding ABC transporter ATP-binding protein, whose product MSTETNTLRRQDGTGSPGPALRLEAVVKEYGKGGRAVRALDGVTVGIERGSFTAVMGPSGSGKSTFLHCAAGLDRPTGGAAHIGDTALAGMNETRLTELRRKRVGFVFQAFNLIPALSVRENVELPLRLAGERLDPAWLEEILTRVGLAGRAGHRPAELSGGQQQRVAIARALITRPDVIFGDEPTGALDTVTAKEILSLLRSCVDTTGQTVVMVTHDPVAASYADTVLFLADGRIADTMRAPTADRVADRMTHLGAWA is encoded by the coding sequence ATGAGCACCGAGACGAACACCCTCCGCCGCCAAGACGGCACCGGATCTCCCGGACCCGCCCTGCGCCTGGAAGCCGTCGTGAAGGAGTACGGCAAGGGCGGGCGCGCCGTACGGGCACTCGACGGGGTCACGGTCGGCATCGAGCGCGGCTCCTTCACGGCCGTCATGGGCCCCTCCGGCTCCGGCAAGTCGACCTTCCTGCACTGCGCCGCCGGCCTCGACCGGCCCACCGGCGGCGCCGCCCACATCGGTGACACCGCGCTGGCGGGGATGAACGAGACCCGGCTGACCGAGCTGCGCCGCAAGCGCGTCGGCTTCGTCTTCCAGGCCTTCAACCTGATCCCGGCCCTGTCCGTGCGGGAGAACGTGGAGCTGCCGCTCCGGCTGGCCGGCGAACGGCTCGACCCCGCCTGGCTGGAGGAGATCCTGACCCGGGTGGGCCTGGCCGGCCGGGCCGGCCACCGTCCCGCCGAACTCTCCGGCGGCCAGCAGCAGCGCGTGGCCATCGCCCGCGCCCTGATCACCCGCCCCGACGTCATCTTCGGCGACGAACCCACCGGCGCCCTCGACACCGTCACCGCGAAGGAGATCCTCTCCCTGCTGCGGTCCTGCGTCGACACCACCGGCCAGACCGTCGTCATGGTCACCCACGATCCCGTCGCCGCCTCGTACGCCGACACCGTCCTCTTCCTCGCCGACGGCCGGATCGCCGACACGATGCGGGCACCGACCGCCGACCGCGTCGCCGACCGCATGACCCACCTGGGAGCGTGGGCCTGA